Below is a genomic region from Streptococcus salivarius.
CCAGGCTCCTTGCCAATCTAGGTGTAAGAGTCTAACACTAGCGCGTGTTAGGCCTGTGCTCCAAGCTTTAAGGCCAAATGGTCTTAGGATTAAACTGAGTGGTGTTGGAAGATGCAAAAGGTAGACTCCATAAACTGTCACTAAAACTAAGAGATATAATCTAAAAAAA
It encodes:
- a CDS encoding DUF2752 domain-containing protein; the encoded protein is MKNYFTRLWAYHQRFFRLYLLVLVTVYGVYLLHLPTPLSLILRPFGLKAWSTGLTRASVRLLHLDWQGAWDYNPLIYPLVVYVLTYFFLFPIFSDKKIIRK